A window from Shewanella livingstonensis encodes these proteins:
- the metG gene encoding methionine--tRNA ligase, which produces MTKSQRKILVTSALPYANGPIHLGHMLEYIQTDIWSRFQKLRGHECHYICADDAHGTPIMLKAQQMGITPEEMIAQVQKEHQQDFADFNIQFDNFHSTHSEENRILASDIYIKLRDSGYIKTRIISQLYDPEKLMFLPDRFVKGTCPKCKSEDQYGDNCDNCGATYSTTDLINPKSAVSGATPIMKDTEHFFFDLPAFEGMLKEWIQSGSLQQEMANKLNEWFEQGLKQWDISRDAPYFGFEIPDAPGKFFYVWLDAPIGYMGSFKNLCDKRDDLNFDDFWSLDSTAEVYHFIGKDIVYFHSLFWPAMLEGAGIRKPTSVYAHGYVTVNGSKMSKSKGTFIKARTYLDNLDPEYLRYYYAAKLNSRIDDLDLNLEDFAQRVNSDLVGKLVNLASRTAGFIGKRFDGKLAKVADSSLTDIFLAKSEVIAELYETREFGKAMREIMALADIANAYVADAAPWQLVKQDDKQDEAHQVCSNALNLFRILVTYLKPVLPKLAENVESFLQVALTWDNLSLDLAGHEIAPFKALMQRIEPKSIEAIIDASKENLQATNTDAPKTDAPTQTVNQLAQDPISPEISFEDFAKIDLRIARISKAEHIEKANKLLRLELDLGGETKQVFAGIKSAYAPEDLVGKLTVMVANLAPRTMKFGDSEGMVLAAGPGGKDLFILEPHEGAQPGMRVK; this is translated from the coding sequence ATGACAAAATCACAGCGTAAAATACTGGTCACAAGTGCCCTTCCTTATGCCAATGGCCCAATCCATCTAGGCCACATGCTTGAATATATCCAAACGGATATCTGGTCACGTTTTCAAAAATTGCGCGGCCACGAATGCCACTACATTTGTGCTGACGACGCTCATGGCACACCCATTATGCTTAAAGCACAGCAAATGGGTATTACACCAGAAGAAATGATTGCGCAGGTTCAAAAAGAACATCAGCAAGATTTCGCCGATTTCAACATCCAATTTGATAATTTTCATAGTACCCACAGTGAAGAAAATCGCATTTTAGCCAGTGACATATATATAAAATTACGAGATAGCGGTTACATTAAAACCAGAATCATTTCGCAATTATATGATCCTGAAAAGTTAATGTTCTTACCCGATCGTTTTGTTAAAGGTACCTGCCCTAAATGTAAGTCTGAAGATCAATACGGCGATAACTGTGACAATTGTGGCGCAACCTACAGCACTACGGATTTGATCAATCCCAAATCGGCCGTATCGGGTGCTACACCAATAATGAAAGACACCGAGCATTTCTTTTTTGACCTGCCAGCATTTGAAGGCATGCTAAAAGAGTGGATTCAATCGGGTTCATTACAACAAGAAATGGCTAACAAACTTAACGAATGGTTTGAACAAGGCCTCAAACAATGGGACATCTCCCGTGATGCACCTTATTTTGGTTTTGAAATCCCCGATGCACCGGGTAAGTTCTTTTATGTTTGGCTAGACGCACCTATTGGTTATATGGGTTCATTTAAAAACCTTTGTGACAAGCGTGATGACTTGAACTTTGACGATTTTTGGAGCCTAGACTCAACCGCAGAGGTGTATCACTTCATCGGTAAAGACATTGTTTATTTCCACAGTTTATTCTGGCCTGCAATGCTTGAAGGGGCTGGTATTCGTAAACCGACCAGTGTTTATGCTCACGGTTATGTCACGGTTAACGGCTCAAAAATGTCTAAATCAAAAGGCACATTTATTAAAGCGCGTACCTATTTAGATAATTTAGATCCTGAATATCTGCGTTATTACTACGCAGCTAAATTAAACAGTCGTATTGATGATTTGGATTTAAATTTAGAAGATTTCGCCCAGCGCGTTAACTCAGATTTGGTCGGTAAATTAGTTAACCTTGCATCACGCACTGCCGGTTTTATCGGTAAACGTTTCGATGGCAAATTAGCCAAGGTTGCCGACAGCAGCTTAACAGATATCTTTTTAGCCAAAAGCGAAGTGATTGCTGAATTATATGAAACTCGCGAATTTGGTAAAGCGATGCGTGAAATTATGGCGCTAGCAGATATTGCTAATGCTTATGTTGCTGATGCCGCACCTTGGCAATTAGTTAAGCAAGACGATAAACAAGATGAAGCACATCAAGTTTGTAGTAATGCATTAAATCTATTTAGAATTTTGGTGACTTACCTTAAACCTGTATTGCCTAAGCTTGCCGAAAATGTGGAAAGTTTTTTACAAGTAGCCTTAACATGGGACAATTTAAGCCTCGATTTAGCCGGTCATGAAATCGCGCCATTTAAAGCCTTAATGCAACGCATTGAACCTAAGAGCATTGAAGCGATTATCGATGCCTCTAAAGAAAACTTGCAAGCAACTAATACCGACGCACCTAAAACCGACGCGCCGACACAAACTGTTAATCAATTAGCACAAGATCCTATTAGCCCAGAAATAAGCTTTGAAGATTTTGCTAAAATTGACTTACGTATTGCTCGAATCAGCAAAGCGGAACATATTGAGAAAGCCAATAAACTACTGCGTCTTGAATTAGACTTAGGCGGCGAGACCAAACAAGTATTTGCGGGTATTAAATCGGCTTATGCACCTGAAGACTTAGTCGGTAAACTCACCGTAATGGTGGCTAACCTTGCCCCACGCACGATGAAGTTTGGTGATTCAGAAGGTATGGTATTAGCCGCAGGCCCTGGTGGTAAAGACTTGTTTATACTAGAACCTCATGAAGGCGCACAGCCTGGCATGCGAGTTAAGTAA
- the apbC gene encoding iron-sulfur cluster carrier protein ApbC — protein sequence MVNTHTNYQLSDELLSPVLDILEAFEDPYLHKGLVSAGCVTALSIEGKRLQLSLVYPYPCMTQYRDTVMAVTNKLAVLDAIDEVECEIDFQPRVYSALPAIAPIPNVKQVIAVASGKGGVGKSTTAVNLALALKAEGAEVGILDADIYGPSIPLMLGIPNFRPQSPDGKHMTPALVHGISAQSIGFMLSGDEAAVWRGPMAAGALAQLLNETQWPELDYLIIDMPPGTGDIQLTLSQKVPVSGAVIVTTPQDIALADAKKGITMFNKVNIPVLGIIENMSFHLCPECGHKEHPFGTHGGSQIAERYNVPLLGSLPLHINIRESMDNGTPSVMSEPESEVSGIYREIARKLGAELALQQVQSTVKISISEDE from the coding sequence TTGGTCAATACGCATACCAATTATCAATTAAGTGATGAATTATTGTCACCTGTGTTAGATATTTTAGAAGCATTTGAAGATCCTTATTTGCATAAAGGTTTAGTCAGTGCAGGATGTGTTACAGCATTGTCGATAGAAGGAAAACGTCTACAACTCAGTTTAGTTTATCCTTATCCGTGCATGACACAGTACCGCGACACCGTGATGGCAGTGACCAACAAATTGGCTGTGCTTGACGCGATTGATGAAGTGGAATGTGAAATCGATTTCCAACCACGGGTATATTCAGCGCTGCCAGCAATAGCACCTATCCCTAACGTAAAACAAGTTATCGCTGTGGCATCTGGTAAAGGCGGTGTGGGGAAATCAACCACCGCGGTAAACCTTGCTTTAGCCTTAAAAGCTGAAGGTGCTGAAGTAGGCATTTTAGATGCTGACATTTATGGCCCGTCTATTCCATTGATGTTAGGTATCCCTAATTTTCGTCCTCAATCGCCAGATGGCAAGCACATGACACCCGCCTTGGTTCATGGTATTTCAGCTCAATCAATCGGTTTTATGCTCAGCGGTGATGAAGCGGCTGTGTGGCGTGGGCCAATGGCAGCAGGGGCGCTAGCGCAGCTGTTAAATGAAACCCAATGGCCTGAACTGGATTATTTAATCATCGATATGCCGCCAGGAACCGGTGACATTCAATTAACCTTATCGCAAAAAGTGCCCGTTAGCGGTGCAGTGATTGTGACTACGCCACAAGACATTGCCTTAGCGGATGCTAAAAAAGGCATTACCATGTTCAATAAGGTCAATATTCCAGTATTGGGCATTATTGAGAACATGAGTTTTCATCTGTGTCCAGAATGTGGTCATAAAGAACACCCATTTGGTACTCATGGTGGTAGTCAAATAGCAGAACGTTATAACGTGCCGCTATTAGGCTCACTACCATTGCACATCAATATTCGTGAATCTATGGATAATGGTACGCCGAGTGTGATGAGCGAACCAGAAAGTGAAGTATCAGGGATATATCGCGAAATTGCCCGCAAGCTTGGGGCTGAGCTAGCACTTCAACAAGTACAATCAACCGTAAAAATTAGCATATCAGAAGACGAGTAA
- the udk gene encoding uridine kinase — protein MNSQQCVIIGIAGASASGKSLIAKTIFEELCRDLGTNQIGVINEDAYYHDQSHLSMEDRVKTNYDHPKALDHQLLATHLTQLKRGEAASIPCYSYTEHTRTSETLNMQPKKVIILEGILLLTNPKLRELMDASVFMDTPLDICFLRRLTRDVAERGRTMETVISQYKRTVRPMFLQFIEPSKQYADIIVPRGGKNRIATDILKTRIQHLLAK, from the coding sequence ATGAATTCTCAGCAGTGTGTCATTATTGGGATTGCCGGTGCGTCGGCTTCAGGTAAAAGTTTAATTGCTAAAACAATTTTTGAAGAATTGTGCCGTGATTTAGGAACCAATCAAATTGGTGTGATTAACGAAGATGCCTATTATCATGATCAAAGCCATTTAAGCATGGAAGATCGAGTAAAAACCAATTACGATCATCCAAAAGCGTTAGATCATCAATTGTTAGCAACTCATTTAACTCAGCTTAAACGAGGTGAAGCGGCTAGCATTCCTTGTTATAGCTATACTGAGCATACTCGCACCAGCGAAACGCTTAATATGCAGCCTAAAAAAGTGATTATTCTAGAAGGCATTCTGTTATTAACCAACCCTAAGTTACGTGAGTTAATGGATGCCAGTGTGTTTATGGATACGCCATTAGACATTTGCTTTTTACGTCGGTTAACTCGTGATGTTGCTGAGCGTGGCAGAACAATGGAAACGGTTATTTCACAATATAAACGAACCGTACGCCCGATGTTTTTACAGTTCATTGAACCGTCAAAGCAATATGCTGACATTATCGTTCCACGTGGCGGTAAAAATCGTATTGCCACTGATATTTTAAAAACGAGAATTCAGCATTTGTTGGCTAAATAG
- the dcd gene encoding dCTP deaminase, giving the protein MRLTDIEIEQCLDNGTIIIVPRPGIEAISGVSVDVRLGSQFRVFKDHTAPYIDLSGPSAEMQIALDRVMSDKIEIAEDQAFFLHPGQLALAVTFESVTLPADVVGWLDGRSSLARLGLMVHATAHRIDPGWQGKIVLEFFNSGKLPLALRPGMTIGALNFERLSSAVARPYNTRKSSKYKDQQEAVASRISQDK; this is encoded by the coding sequence ATGCGTTTAACCGATATAGAAATTGAACAATGTTTAGACAATGGCACCATTATTATCGTTCCACGTCCTGGCATAGAAGCCATTTCTGGAGTGAGTGTGGATGTACGTTTAGGCAGCCAATTTCGAGTATTTAAAGACCATACTGCACCTTATATAGATTTGAGTGGTCCTAGTGCAGAAATGCAAATAGCACTTGATCGAGTCATGAGTGATAAAATAGAAATTGCTGAGGATCAAGCTTTTTTCCTTCATCCTGGTCAGTTAGCCTTAGCGGTAACCTTTGAAAGTGTCACATTACCTGCAGACGTAGTAGGGTGGTTAGATGGTCGCTCATCGCTTGCGCGCTTAGGCTTAATGGTGCATGCAACTGCGCATCGTATTGATCCCGGTTGGCAAGGTAAAATAGTACTTGAGTTTTTTAACAGTGGCAAATTACCGTTGGCACTTCGTCCGGGAATGACCATAGGCGCGCTCAATTTTGAACGTTTAAGTTCCGCGGTTGCCCGTCCTTATAACACTCGTAAAAGCTCAAAATATAAAGATCAACAAGAGGCTGTCGCAAGCCGGATCAGTCAGGATAAATAA
- the pabC gene encoding aminodeoxychorismate lyase has product MTPVWVNHIENGLINPFDRGVAYGDGVFATMRTASTDMTAGVLFLDGHLCRLQQSCERLGIEWCPSDLLIQQLNQLAKQYPQHCIKLLLTRGVGGRGYQAPINTNVTEVVSVHAIPDHYHDWQQSGIALASSPISLGRQPLLAGMKHLNRLEQVLIKSQPLPLTHQDWLVFDCDGNVIESSIANIFVINNNQVFTPAITHAGVSGVMREIMIDTLLCHGIAVMATQLTLSDIKAAEHIFITNSLFGIIDVTAIDDFQFSRWTQTSRFRHVLSVNLSL; this is encoded by the coding sequence ATGACGCCGGTTTGGGTTAACCACATTGAAAACGGACTCATAAATCCATTTGATCGTGGCGTTGCTTATGGTGATGGTGTTTTTGCAACCATGCGCACAGCATCCACTGATATGACCGCAGGGGTGTTATTCCTAGACGGGCATCTTTGTCGTTTGCAGCAAAGCTGTGAGCGTTTAGGTATTGAGTGGTGTCCAAGCGACTTATTAATACAGCAGCTGAACCAACTTGCGAAGCAATATCCACAACATTGTATAAAGCTTTTGCTGACTCGTGGTGTGGGCGGACGTGGTTATCAAGCTCCTATCAATACCAACGTGACCGAAGTGGTGTCAGTTCATGCTATTCCTGATCATTATCATGATTGGCAGCAAAGCGGTATCGCGCTAGCATCATCGCCTATTTCTCTCGGTAGACAGCCGCTTTTAGCGGGAATGAAACACCTTAATCGATTAGAGCAGGTGTTAATTAAATCCCAACCTTTACCTCTTACTCACCAAGACTGGTTGGTGTTTGACTGTGACGGTAATGTGATAGAGTCATCTATTGCTAATATTTTTGTCATTAACAATAATCAAGTGTTTACCCCAGCAATAACCCATGCAGGCGTAAGCGGGGTGATGCGTGAAATAATGATTGATACTTTGCTCTGTCATGGTATTGCTGTTATGGCAACGCAACTCACGCTTAGTGATATTAAAGCCGCTGAGCATATATTTATAACGAACAGTTTATTTGGCATTATTGATGTAACCGCCATAGACGATTTTCAATTTAGCCGTTGGACGCAGACATCGCGATTCAGGCACGTTCTGAGTGTGAATTTATCATTATGA
- the mltG gene encoding endolytic transglycosylase MltG translates to MIRTIKTLLLASFIPLFAVLCLGGYWLMSGLITYQKQPLQLNEIQTLMVEPGTTVIKLAQQLEQQSLITDSWKVKYLVKLEPKFANIKTGLYQLIPGDTLEALFKRLYLGQQVVFSVTLIEGKTIAEWQQTLSTTEHLANNNDDFNQVLLQNGDTSGLPEGKFYPETFHYHADDNLQTILNRSYNMMQVSLAQAWEGRDPDLALSSPYELLIIASIIEKETGKPEERDWVSAVFNNRLKKGMRLQTDPTVIYGMGERYKGNITRKDLRQATAFNTYTIDGLPPTPIAAPSRASLFAAANPAKVNYLYFVSRNDGSHVFSTTLKAHNNAVNEFQRKRK, encoded by the coding sequence ATGATTAGAACCATAAAAACATTATTATTAGCCAGTTTTATTCCTTTATTTGCGGTGCTTTGCCTCGGTGGATATTGGCTCATGTCCGGATTAATTACTTATCAAAAACAACCATTACAGTTAAATGAAATCCAAACGTTAATGGTAGAACCTGGCACAACAGTGATTAAACTTGCGCAGCAGCTTGAGCAACAATCATTGATTACTGATAGCTGGAAAGTTAAATATTTGGTTAAACTTGAACCTAAATTTGCCAATATTAAGACGGGTTTATATCAATTGATCCCCGGCGATACGTTAGAAGCATTATTTAAACGTTTATATCTAGGTCAACAAGTGGTCTTTAGTGTGACACTAATTGAAGGTAAAACCATTGCCGAGTGGCAACAGACACTCTCAACGACTGAACATCTAGCAAACAATAACGACGACTTTAACCAAGTGTTATTACAAAATGGTGATACTTCTGGTTTGCCTGAGGGTAAATTTTATCCGGAAACATTCCATTATCATGCTGATGATAATTTACAGACTATTTTAAATCGCAGTTACAACATGATGCAAGTGAGCTTAGCGCAAGCGTGGGAAGGTCGTGATCCTGATTTGGCTTTATCGTCTCCTTATGAATTATTGATTATTGCTTCGATTATTGAAAAGGAAACCGGTAAACCTGAAGAGCGCGATTGGGTATCGGCGGTATTTAATAATCGACTTAAAAAAGGCATGCGCCTGCAAACCGATCCTACGGTAATTTATGGTATGGGTGAACGTTATAAAGGCAACATTACCCGTAAAGATTTACGTCAAGCTACGGCATTTAATACTTATACCATTGATGGTTTACCGCCAACGCCTATTGCCGCTCCTAGCCGTGCATCATTATTTGCAGCGGCTAATCCCGCTAAAGTAAATTACCTCTACTTTGTATCGCGCAATGATGGCAGCCATGTGTTTTCAACTACATTGAAAGCCCATAACAATGCCGTAAACGAATTCCAGAGAAAAAGAAAATGA
- the tmk gene encoding dTMP kinase, with the protein MSQQQGKFIVIEGLEGAGKSSAIALVNNMIKQHIGRAPVCTREPGGTPLAEKIRDLVKIADETDPLCDEAECLLIYAARAQLIANVIKPALTAGQWVLGDRHNLSSLAYQGGGRGLMPLVKAVSDACLRGFKPDLTLYLDIDPTLGLSRAASRGKLDRIEQQAIDFFERARRTYLQLAHDDDSIVVIDASQSMEQVHDDIRLQLQHRLPTLMGEF; encoded by the coding sequence ATGAGTCAACAGCAAGGCAAGTTTATTGTCATTGAAGGATTAGAAGGTGCTGGTAAATCAAGTGCGATAGCTCTTGTTAACAATATGATTAAGCAGCATATTGGTCGGGCTCCTGTGTGCACTCGCGAACCCGGCGGTACGCCATTGGCAGAAAAAATTCGCGATTTAGTCAAAATTGCCGATGAAACGGATCCATTATGTGACGAAGCAGAATGTTTACTGATTTATGCTGCCCGAGCACAACTTATCGCCAACGTTATCAAACCAGCATTAACCGCGGGTCAATGGGTGTTGGGAGACAGGCACAATTTATCTTCATTGGCTTATCAAGGCGGTGGCAGAGGGTTAATGCCATTAGTGAAAGCGGTTAGTGATGCGTGTTTACGAGGCTTTAAACCTGATCTCACCTTGTATTTGGATATTGACCCTACACTCGGTTTAAGCCGTGCAGCCAGTCGTGGCAAGCTCGATAGAATAGAGCAACAAGCGATTGACTTTTTTGAGCGAGCCAGACGAACCTACTTACAATTAGCCCATGACGATGACAGCATCGTAGTGATTGATGCCAGCCAATCAATGGAACAAGTTCATGATGATATTCGGCTACAGTTGCAACATAGATTGCCCACTCTTATGGGTGAGTTTTGA
- the holB gene encoding DNA polymerase III subunit delta', which produces MWHMSDYQIDQLPWLADPHQRFVDQHYRGKSSHAHLFNIDQALGGDKLAKACAHTVLCQQLTPVGACGQCKSCLLLAAGNHPDLYIIEPDGNQIKVDQIRQLCQALTQTAQQGGARVAVLVNAERLNLAAANALLKTLEEPGEDVVLILQTNTSAQLLATITSRCQVLNFVEPTKLAIHHWLAEQQLLPAANAEGKTHDVTWCLSVVGGPLALASSLRGQHYQQLLIFRQDWAQSLKTGHLSNSLLKVSEQQIVDALNVLYLYLRQYVLKSSKIKAHPAGRQSLNPLVQAKVIELAGRVMRMCHKLETMPSVNPQALCQQYVLAFRQLTN; this is translated from the coding sequence ATGTGGCACATGAGTGATTATCAGATTGACCAATTACCTTGGCTAGCCGATCCACATCAACGTTTTGTTGATCAACATTATCGTGGAAAAAGCAGCCATGCTCATTTGTTCAATATTGATCAAGCGTTAGGGGGTGATAAGCTCGCTAAGGCTTGTGCTCATACTGTGCTTTGCCAACAACTTACCCCAGTAGGTGCTTGCGGCCAATGTAAAAGTTGTTTGTTATTAGCTGCCGGTAACCATCCTGATTTATATATTATTGAACCAGATGGCAACCAAATTAAAGTCGATCAAATTCGTCAGCTCTGCCAAGCATTAACCCAAACAGCTCAACAAGGTGGTGCGCGCGTAGCGGTACTCGTTAACGCCGAGCGACTAAATTTAGCCGCGGCCAATGCATTACTGAAAACCCTTGAAGAACCTGGTGAAGATGTTGTGCTTATTTTGCAAACAAACACATCTGCCCAGTTATTAGCCACTATTACGAGTCGCTGCCAAGTACTGAATTTTGTTGAACCCACCAAGTTAGCTATCCATCACTGGTTAGCTGAGCAGCAGTTGTTACCCGCAGCCAATGCAGAGGGTAAAACTCACGATGTGACTTGGTGTCTTAGTGTTGTTGGTGGGCCACTCGCGTTAGCGAGTAGTTTACGCGGTCAGCATTATCAACAACTACTGATATTTCGCCAAGATTGGGCTCAAAGTTTAAAAACCGGTCATTTAAGCAATAGTTTATTGAAGGTGTCTGAGCAACAAATTGTTGATGCACTTAATGTTTTGTATTTGTACTTACGCCAATATGTGTTAAAAAGTAGTAAGATAAAAGCTCATCCTGCTGGCCGTCAGTCGTTAAATCCACTGGTTCAAGCTAAAGTGATTGAGCTTGCTGGGAGAGTAATGAGGATGTGCCATAAGCTTGAAACGATGCCAAGCGTCAATCCCCAAGCATTATGCCAGCAATATGTACTCGCATTTAGGCAGTTAACTAATTAA
- a CDS encoding PilZ domain-containing protein: MVDLVVNYDTLHKLYRAYMPFIKPAGLFIATTESHFLGQELTIAYRLPNATQTNEFKGAVVWINPLGASGGRPAGIGVKIKTDVESHKHHIEKLLSSELASGDLTCTM; encoded by the coding sequence ATGGTCGATCTTGTTGTTAACTACGATACATTACATAAACTCTATCGTGCTTATATGCCGTTTATTAAGCCTGCAGGTTTATTTATTGCGACTACAGAAAGTCATTTTTTAGGCCAAGAGCTTACTATTGCTTATCGATTACCTAATGCAACCCAGACCAATGAATTTAAAGGCGCTGTAGTATGGATTAATCCATTAGGCGCATCGGGTGGGCGACCTGCGGGTATAGGGGTTAAAATTAAAACCGATGTTGAAAGCCATAAACATCATATTGAAAAGTTATTATCGAGTGAACTTGCCTCTGGCGATTTGACCTGCACTATGTAG
- a CDS encoding TatD family hydrolase has translation MLIDSHCHLDRLKAAPDQASLQSIMDNAKSQGVDYLLCVNVRQQGFEAMRDKMSAFNNVFLSSGVHPLDVQEGLNIEEIKRFAEDPRVVAIGETGLDYFYSNDTKTLQQQCFEQQIALAVEVNKPLIVHTRDAREDTINMLKAGGADKVGGVLHCFTENWEMAKAAIDLGFYISVSGIVTFKNAGELRSVIRQVPKDRLLVETDSPYLAPVPHRGQENQPAFVRDVAEFVAELRGEKFEELAQYTTDNFFNLFKDAAKLIGR, from the coding sequence ATGCTAATTGATTCCCATTGTCACCTTGACCGCTTAAAAGCGGCTCCAGATCAAGCCAGTTTACAATCCATTATGGACAATGCCAAATCCCAAGGTGTTGATTATCTATTGTGCGTCAATGTTCGCCAACAAGGCTTTGAAGCCATGCGAGACAAAATGTCAGCCTTTAATAATGTCTTTTTATCTTCTGGTGTGCATCCTTTAGATGTGCAAGAGGGTTTGAATATTGAAGAGATTAAACGTTTTGCTGAAGATCCTCGAGTGGTAGCTATTGGCGAAACGGGTTTGGATTACTTCTATTCAAATGACACTAAAACCTTGCAACAACAATGTTTTGAACAGCAGATTGCTTTAGCCGTTGAGGTCAATAAACCGTTAATTGTCCATACGCGTGATGCCCGTGAAGATACCATTAATATGCTTAAAGCCGGTGGCGCAGACAAAGTGGGTGGTGTGTTACATTGCTTTACTGAAAACTGGGAAATGGCCAAAGCGGCGATTGATTTAGGTTTTTATATTTCTGTTTCAGGCATCGTAACCTTTAAGAATGCTGGCGAACTTCGCAGTGTTATTCGCCAAGTGCCGAAAGACAGATTATTGGTTGAAACTGATTCACCTTATTTGGCGCCAGTGCCGCATCGTGGCCAAGAAAATCAACCTGCTTTTGTTCGTGATGTGGCAGAGTTTGTTGCAGAATTACGTGGTGAAAAATTTGAAGAGTTAGCTCAGTACACCACAGATAACTTTTTTAATTTATTTAAGGATGCGGCTAAGTTGATTGGACGCTGA
- the rsmF gene encoding 16S rRNA (cytosine(1407)-C(5))-methyltransferase RsmF — MAQLNTNFINHIEKELPAHLSLEEFIAYCDKPLRKSIRVNTLKICTLQFISIMTQAGWQLSPIPWCEDGFWIEGKDDIQLGNAIEHIQGLFYIQEASSMLPPTALFSNQEPAEIVLDVASAPGSKTTQIAALMNNSGLLVANEYSASRVKVLHANVLRMGASHTALTHFDGRVFGEYLFESFDAILLDAPCGGEGTVRKDPLALKHWDIEDVTAIGETQKDLIESAFLALKPGGTLVYSTCTLSQLENQHICQHLQQTYPDAVEFISLASLFEGAEKACTEEGFLHVWPQIYDSEGFFVAKIRKTASIERTKKQPKPQKNFPFSVANDKQKTELKQYFKDSFCIDLPNDDIIMLRDDEYWLFPTQFMPFIGKMRFQRIGLKLADAMKKGYKAKHEAIIALSVSTVDAPRTIELTAPQAKDFLMGRDIAINSFDDTAQQRLAVTTQGEMLVSYHHVVLGVVKHLGHRLKNNLPRELVRDNVNISL, encoded by the coding sequence ATGGCCCAATTAAATACAAACTTTATCAATCACATTGAGAAAGAGCTACCCGCTCACTTATCTTTAGAAGAGTTTATCGCCTATTGCGATAAACCACTTCGTAAATCTATTCGGGTGAATACGCTAAAAATTTGCACCCTACAATTTATCAGTATAATGACTCAAGCAGGCTGGCAACTATCGCCGATACCTTGGTGTGAAGATGGATTTTGGATTGAAGGTAAAGATGACATTCAATTAGGTAATGCTATCGAGCATATTCAAGGATTATTTTACATCCAAGAAGCTAGCTCAATGTTGCCGCCTACAGCATTGTTTTCAAATCAAGAACCCGCTGAAATTGTGTTAGATGTGGCTTCAGCGCCAGGTTCTAAAACGACTCAAATAGCGGCCTTAATGAATAATAGCGGCTTATTAGTTGCTAATGAATACTCTGCTAGTCGCGTAAAGGTATTGCATGCCAACGTGCTTCGTATGGGCGCAAGTCATACTGCCCTGACCCATTTTGATGGCAGAGTATTTGGTGAGTATTTATTTGAATCATTTGATGCCATTTTACTTGATGCACCTTGTGGCGGTGAAGGTACGGTTCGTAAAGACCCATTAGCATTAAAACATTGGGATATAGAAGATGTTACTGCTATTGGTGAAACCCAAAAAGATCTCATTGAATCGGCATTTTTAGCGTTAAAACCCGGCGGGACATTAGTGTACTCCACCTGCACGCTGAGCCAGTTAGAAAATCAACATATTTGCCAACATTTACAACAAACTTATCCTGATGCGGTTGAATTCATCTCGTTGGCATCGTTATTTGAAGGTGCAGAAAAAGCGTGTACCGAAGAAGGTTTTTTACATGTGTGGCCACAAATTTACGATAGTGAAGGATTCTTTGTCGCTAAAATTCGTAAAACCGCCTCGATTGAACGAACTAAAAAACAACCTAAACCACAAAAAAACTTCCCATTTTCGGTCGCAAATGATAAACAAAAAACAGAGTTGAAACAGTATTTTAAAGATAGTTTTTGTATCGACTTGCCCAACGATGACATCATTATGTTACGAGACGATGAATATTGGTTATTCCCGACTCAATTTATGCCTTTTATCGGTAAAATGCGCTTTCAGCGTATTGGCCTCAAACTTGCTGATGCGATGAAAAAGGGCTACAAAGCGAAACACGAAGCTATCATTGCCTTATCAGTATCAACAGTTGATGCCCCAAGAACCATTGAGTTGACGGCTCCACAAGCTAAAGACTTTTTAATGGGCCGAGATATTGCTATTAACAGCTTTGATGACACAGCACAACAGCGTTTGGCTGTCACCACGCAAGGGGAAATGTTAGTCAGCTATCATCACGTTGTTCTTGGTGTAGTAAAACACTTAGGCCATAGACTGAAAAACAATTTACCGCGTGAATTAGTCCGCGACAATGTCAACATCAGCCTATAA